A stretch of Telopea speciosissima isolate NSW1024214 ecotype Mountain lineage chromosome 11, Tspe_v1, whole genome shotgun sequence DNA encodes these proteins:
- the LOC122645352 gene encoding polygalacturonase non-catalytic subunit AroGP2-like, whose translation MTHPIMLFGLLIVAYFCGLQVENAFSKYWEEHIGLPHPPHWLAAKASPLSLHQAAIFMKLIKENELATHLGSFCKQANVACSTNALMKKTTINITLPPLAQWNGVKEKYDDLPNETPLSVANQGGLPYFRESMVKEGGIMLIPDLRDPISYKSFLPQSLVSNIPFSFARIKELKKIFGVVDDSDMDEYIQNTLKICEKSPIRGEQCTCATSAEDLIDFVVETLGHHVRIWSTESVEGSYENVTIGSVKLIHGNLSEPPVLCHSMPFLFQVYYCHVFHKVKVYAVDILTRKKLNHVIMACHVDTSTWNPNNIAFKQLGFGPGIIEVCHWINENGMVWTKILT comes from the exons ATGACACATCCCATTATGTTGTTTGGCCTTCTGATTGTAGCATACTTTTGT GGTCTTCAAGTTGAAAATGCCTTCTCAAAGTACTGGGAAGAGCATATTGGTCTTCCACACCCTCCACATTGGTTAGCTGCAAAGGCTTCTCCATTAAGCCTCCATCAAGCAGCAATATTTATGAAActtatcaaagaaaatgaattgGCTACCCACCTGGGTTCATTTTGTAAGCAGGCTAATGTTGCTTGTTCTACAAATGCACTGATGAAGAAGACAACAATTAACATAACCTTACCACCACTAGCCCAGTGGAATGGCGTCaaagagaaatatgatgaccTTCCAAATGAAACACCCCTATCAGTTGCCAACCAAGGGGGGCTGCCTTATTTCCGAGAGTCAATGGTGAAAGAAGGAGGTATCATGCTTATACCTGATCTAAGGGATCCAATATCATACAAATCGTTCTTGCCACAATCTTTGGTATCAAATATCCCATTTTCCTTCGCTCGAAttaaggaattgaagaagatttttGGTGTGGTGGATGACTCAGACATGGATGAATATATTCAAAATACCCTCAAGATATGTGAGAAAAGTCCCATTCGAGGCGAGCAATGCACTTGTGCAACTTCTGCTGAAGATCTCATCGACTTTGTTGTCGAGACATTAGGGCATCATGTACGCATATGGAGTACTGAGAGCGTCGAAGGATCTTATGAGAATGTCACAATTGGATCTGTGAAACTCATCCATGGAAATCTCTCTGAACCACCAGTTTTATGTCATAGTATGCCATTCCTATTTCAAGTCTATTATTGCCATGTATTCCATAAAGTTAAAGTATACGCAGTTGATATACTTACTCGGAAGAAACTGAATCATGTGATCATGGCATGCCACGTTGACACATCAACTTGGAATCCAAACAATATTGCTTTTAAGCAGTTGGGTTTTGGCCCAGGAATAATCGAAGTTTGTCATTGGATAAACGAGAATGGAATGGTTTGGACAAAGATTCTAACTTGA